Below is a genomic region from Telmatobacter sp. DSM 110680.
GCGTGCACCTGCAATCCCTCGCCGACCGTGAAGATGTTCTCGGCGTAGAATTCATCCGCATCCCAGTCTTCCACGGAGATCTAGCGATCAACGGATTCCGCTTCGGGCGCACGGCCTACCTCACCGACGTCAGCCGCATTCCTGAGCAAAGCTTCGCGCTGCTCGAAGGTCTGGATCACGTCGTGCTTTCCGCGCTCCGTCACAAACCGCATCCCAACCACGCCACCGTTGAGCAAGCAGTCGAATGGGCCAAACGCATCGGCGCAAAGCACACCTGGCTCACCCACATTGCGCATGAACTGGGCCACGAAGATACCAACGCCAAGCTTCCCGAAGACATCCGCATGGCCTACGACGGGCTTAGTTTTCCCATCAAGCTGGATCGAAGAACCACCCGGACGGCCCGCAACACAGTCAGCATAGGAACCATCGACTCCAGCACAACTGTCCCGGTCTACCGTTCGCTCGAGGAAGTCCCGCGCGATTTTGGCCCCTGCATCGCCGCCATCGGCAACTTCGACGGTGTTCATCGCGGCCATCAGCAAATTCTGGCAGCGGCAGCCGCCGAAGCAAAACAGCGTGGCATGCGCTCCATCGCCATCACCTTCAATCCGCATCCCGCCCAGTTTCTCTACCCCAAAGAAGCACCCAAACTGCTCACCTTCCTTCCCGAACGCCTGCGCCTGCTGGCCAAAACCGGTGTAGACGCTATCCTCGTGCTGCCCTTTGATGAAGCGCTTTCCCGCGTGAGTGCCGAAGATTTCGTGCGAAACGTTCTCATCGGCCTGTTGAAGGTCCGTGGAATCCATGAAGGCGGCAACTTCCGCTTCGGGCACGGAGCAAAGGCCGGCATTGCGGAACTGCGAGTCTTCGGAGAAGAGTTTGGATTTGCCGTGCATGTGCATGCTCCGGTCCGCGTTCATGGACTGGAAGTATCAAGTTCCGCCGTCCGCAGCCATGTTGCAGAAGGCGATGTAAGGCGCGCCCGCTGGATGCTGGGGCGCGTCTTCGGTGTGCATTCGCACCCCGCCAAGGGCCGTGGAGTCGGCACAAAACTGTTGGTACCAACCGTGAATCTCGCACCCTACGAAGGACTTCTGCCCGGCTTCGGCGTCTACGTTACCCGTCTCACCATCGACGACCAATGCTTTGAAGCAGTGACAGACGTGGGCAATCGCCCCACCTTTGAAGGCGTGGGCTTCGGCGTAGAGACTCACATCCTCAACTTCACCCCCGTCGAACTCACTGACGAAACCCCGCTGCGCCTCGATTTCCTGCTTCGCCTGCGCGGTGAAATGCAGTGGCCGTCAACCGAGGTTCTCAAGGCCCAGATTTTCAAAGATGTCGCCCGCGCGAAGCGTTATTTCCAAATCGCATCGCTCCGTCAAGGGGATCCGTCACTCCGCTAGTGATCTACGCTGGCTTACAATTTACCCATGCCATTCCCTGAAATGCGCCTGCGCCGCTTGCGTCGCACTGAGTCGCTTCGTGCGCTGGTCCGCGAAACCACGCTCAACCCCGGCGATCTGATCTACCCCCTCTTCATCTGCCCCGGCGAAGGCGTGCGCAACCCCGTAAGTTCCATGCCCGGCGTCTTCAACATCTCGGTAGACCAGGCCGTTCGCGAAGCCGAAGAGGCCGTTTCTCTTGGAATAGGCGGCCTGCTGCTCTTTGGCCTTCCCGACAGTAAAGATGAAAAAGCTACCGGAGCATGGGACGACAACGGCATCGTTCAACAGGCCCTTCGCGCCTTCAAGAAAAACTCCGCGTCAAAGAAACTGGTCCTCATCGCCGACGTCTGCCTCTGCGAGTACACCAGCCACGGCCATTGTGGCGTTGTGATGCAAACCAAGGACGGTGGCTACGACGTCGACAACGATCCGTCGCTTGAACTGCTCGCTTGCACGGGCGCAAGCCTCGCGCGCGCCGGCGCCGATATTGTCGCTCCCTCCGATATGATGGACGGCCGGGTTGCCGCCATCCGCGAAGCACTCGATGCCGACGGCAACGCCAACACCCCAATCCTCAGCTACGCCTCAAAGTTCGCCTCCGCGTTTTATGGACCTTTCCGTGAAGCCGCGGACTCAGCGCCGCAATTCGGCGACCGCCGCAGCTACCAGATGGATGGTGCCAATCTGCGCGAAGCCATGCGCGAAATCGACCTCGACCTCGAAGAGGGCGCCGACATGATCTTGATGAAGCCGGCCATGCCCTACCTCGACGTGGTACACGCGGCGCGCGAAAACTTCGATGTGCCGATCGGTGCCTACCAGGTCTCCGGTGAGTACTCCATGCTCCACGCCGCGTTTGAAAAGGGCTGGCTCGAACGCGATCGCACCATGCTTGAGTCGCTCGTAGGCATCCGCCGCGCCGGCGCCGATTTCATCGTCACCTACTTCGCCAAGGACGCCGCCAAGCTTCTATAGCGATATCGTAAGACTCGGCTTTCTGTACGATGGAGAGACCTGTCCTGCGCAATCGCGCCCGAAAAGGTCAACGTACGCATGAGCACTCTCGCAATCCTGAGCATGCTATTCGCGACAGCGGCCATCTTCGGCCTCGTAAGCTCACGCTGGTTGCGCCTTCCCATCACCATCGGCACCATGCTCCTCACTGTGCTTGTGTCTTCGGCACTTACCCTCGCAGCCACCCGCATCCCTTCGATTCACAACTGGGCGGCGGAACTGATGCGCCACGTCGATTTTGAAACCCTGATTCTCCACGGCATGTTGCCCCTGCTCCTGTTTGCCGGCGCCTTTCTTCTCGATCTCGAGCAACTCGCTAAAGAGAAGTTCACAGTTTCACTTCTTTCCGTAGTCGGAACGACCGTCTGCTTTTTTCTCGTTGCCGTCTTCATGCACGCACTGAGTCTTGGCCGATTGCCGTGGATGGAGTGCTTCATCTTTGGCGCTCTCATCTCACCTACCGACCCGATTGCCGTTCTTGAAATGCTGCGGCGCACCGGCGTTCCCAAGCGCATACAGGCACAGTTGGCCGGCGAATCCCTCTTCAATGACGGCATTGGAGCAGTGCTCTTTATTACCATGCTGGCCATCGCACGCGGAGACGCCACCACACCATGGCATGTCGCAGCCCTTCTCGTCGCCAAGGCAGGCGGAGCAGTCCTGGTTGGAATCGCCGCTGCATTCATTACATCCCGGCTGATGCGCCTCCTCGACTCCTACCAGATCGACATTCTCTTCACCATATCGCTCGCATTCGGCGGATATGTTCTTGCCGACACGCTCCACCTTTCCGCACCACTCGAAGCCGTCGTGGCAGGAATCGCACTGCGCCATTTTTGCCGCTGTCTTCCCGGCGATCGCAACATCGGTGAAGTCGATCGGTTCTGGGAAGTCATTGACGAAGTTCAGAACTGCGTGCTCTTCGTTCTGCTCGGTCTTGAAGTCATGGCAATCAGCCTCGATAAAACCACAATTCGCGCGGGTCTCGGTGCCATTGCGGCTGTCAATATCGTTCGCTTCGGAGCGGTTGCCTTGTTGCTTCTTGTGGCGCGCATCTGCCGGCCGGATTCCCGTAGCTCGCTATTCGTCCTTACCTGGGGCGGCCTGCGCGGCGGACTCTCCATCGCACTCGCCCTTTCGGTCCCCGAAGCCTACGGCCGCTCATGGATTCTCGGCGCAACCTACCTCGTCGTCGTCTTCTCCATCGTCATCCAGGGTGGATCCATGGATTGGATTCTTCGTTCTCGTAAATCTCAAAAACTTGCCGCCTGAATTTCCTTACAGCATCCTTATCTCTCCCGCACAAATTCCTTTGCGATGCGCCGTGCCTGTGCTCTTCTAAGAGCACCGCAAATGCTCTCATTCTTAGAACGCTATTTTGAATTCAAACATCTCGGGACCAACTGGCGCACCGAAATCCTGGCCGGCATAACGACGTTTCTTACGATGGCCTACATCGTGCTCGTCAATCCTGCCATCCTCGCCGCCGCCGGAGTTCCTCTGCCTGCCGTCACTGCAGCCACATGTCTCTCTGCAGCGTTCGGTTCCATTCTCATGGGTGTCGTCGCGCGTTATCCCATCGCGCTCGCTCCCGGCATGGGCCTTAATGCCTACTTCACTTACACTGTTTGCCTCAAAATGCATATTCCATGGCAGACAGCGCTCGGTGCAGTGTTTCTTTCCGGCATCATCTTTCTCGCGCTCACTGCCGCTGGTATTCGGCAGATGATTCTGCGGTCAATCCCGCATGAACTCTACGCGGCCGTCGCTAGCGGCATCGGTCTCTTCATTGCCTTCATCGGTTTCCGCAACGCGGGCCTCGTCGTCAGCGATCCAGCCACCTTTGTGGGTCTCGGCAACATCCGCAACCCCACCACCGCCCTGGCGCTGTTCGGACTCGCCCTGATGGTCGCGCTTGAAATCAAAAAAGTCCGTGGCTCCATCCTCATCGGCGTCGTCACCACCACGGCAATCGCATGGGCCCTCGGCCTTGTGCATTGGACGCCTACCGGTGGCGGCATCCAGGCGCTCGGCTCCACCTTTCTCAAACTCGACATCCGCGGTGCGCTCAACAAGGGCCTCCTCGAAATCATCTTCGTATTCTTCTTTGTCGACCTCTTTGACAACCTCGGCACGCTCGTCGCTGTCACCAAACGTGCCGGACTCATCGCCCCCGATCACTCCATTCCGCGACTTAATCGCATCCTCTTCGCCGATGCCACTGCCACCGTCTTCGGCTCAATGACCGGAACGTCCACGGTGACGAGTTACGTCGAGTCCACCGCCGGAGTGGCCGCCGGAGGCCGCTCCGGCGTTACCGCCATCGTGACCGGCCTACTGTTCCTGATCGCCGTCGGTGCGGCGCCCTTCGTCGGCGTAGTTCCCGCCGCAGCCACCGCGCCCGCGCTCATTCTCGTTGGGTCATTGATGCTCGCCACCATTACCGAGATCCGATGGCATGAGCCGCTGGTAGCCTTGCCGGCGTTCCTCACGTTAATCCTCATCCCTCTTACCTACTCCATCGCAAACGGCCTCGGTTTCGGCATCATCGCGTGGGCAGTTCTCCACATCGCCACTGGCAACTGGCGCAAGCAGGATTGGCTGCTCTACATCCTCGCCGTCCTCTTCGCCTTGCGCTTCGTTTACCTCGGCGCGAGCTAAAATAAGGGGTATCTTTCAGCGGCGAGCGCTGACAACCATGCATTGGTACATCTATCCGGCATATTTCTTTGGCGGAGCATTCCTTGCTAACGCATCCCCGCACCTCATCAACGGAGTCTCCGGCCGACCATTCCAGACTCCCTTCGCCAAGCCGCCTGGCAAAGGTTTGTCTTCATCTACGGTCAACGTGATCTGGGGTTTCTTCAATATTCTGCTTTCCTGGCTGCTCATCTTCCGCGTCGGCAGTTTTGATCTCTACAAGGTTCAACACGCGCTTGTGTTCGGCACTGGCGTGCTGATGATGTCCGTGATATCGGCACGCATATTCGGGCCTCTCCACGGTGGCAAATGAAATTTCAGAAACTTAGAGCATGTCTCCAATCGTGCTGGCTTATTGTCCTGTTTGTGCTCGTTTTTGCACCCGTTTCCAATACTTCGGCCCAAACATCACAAACATACCGCATAGTCCGCACCTACCCGCACGACCAGCAGGCCTTCACACAGGGCCTGATTTACGTCGATGGACACCTCTACGAAAGCACAGGCAAGGAAGGCCACTCCTCTTTGCGCGAAGAAGATCTTGAAACCGGGCGCATCCTCCGCATGCAACTTGTGTCAGACAAATATTTCGCGGAAGGCCTCACGGAGTGGAAGAACACTCTGGTGCAACTAACTTGGCAATCGCATGTTGCGCTCGTCTACGATCGCGCCACTTTTCGCGTTCTCCGCACCTTCTCCTATCCGGAAGAAGGTTGGGGTCTGACGCATGATGCAAAATCGCTCATCCTGAGTGACGGCTCCGCCACTCTGCACTTCTTCGACCCAGAAACTTTCCACGAAACCCGTCGCATCACTGTTAAAGACAATGGCAAGGCGGTAACGGAACTCAACGAACTCGAATTCATCCATGGTGAAATCTACGCCAACGTTTGGCACACTGACCGCATCGCCCGCATCTCCCCCGCGTCGGGCCGCGTTATCGGCTGGATCGACCTTAAGGGCCTCATGCCGCGCAGCCAACTCACCGACGATGAAGCCGTGCTCAACGGCATTGCTTACGACGCTGCCCGTGACCGCCTTTTCGTGACCGGAAAGCTCTGGCCAAAAATCTTCGAAATAACGCTTGTTCCTGAAAAGGCAAAGCTCGTCCCGGTTCAGCACTCCAAATAGTCAGATCCCGATCCCCTCCTAACCCTGTCGGCAATCACAGAACGCCCGTAAAATGCCCGCGTATACTTTTCGCCAAGGTAAGGGCTCTCCATGGACCTGATGTCGGTTCCCACTGTGCTCCAGAACGCTGCTATTCTCACCGTCATTCTTGCCCTGAGCGGTTATCTCATCACCTCGCTCAGCGCCCATATGCTTGCCCGCCGGCGCGACAAACTGGAACTCGTGAACAAACGAATCAACGAGTTCTATGGCCCGCTCTATGTCGCCTCGGAGGCCGGCGACATCGCTTACCGATCCCTCCTCAAGCGCCAGGGCAAGCTTCAAAGCGAACCCATTCTCGATTCTGAAATGAAGGAGTGGATGCTGTGGATGAACACCATCTTCATGCCCCTGAACGACATTCGCGAACGAGTCATTATTGAAAAAGCGCACTTGATTGTCGAAGAGCGGATGCCCCAATGCCTGCTCGACTTCGTCACTCACGTTGTCGGATACAAGGCCGTACTGGCCAAATGGGCTGAGGGAGATTATGTCGAACGCCGGTCCACCATTGGCTGGCCGCCGGAGTTCGATGTCTACGTCAAGCGCTCCTACGCTGCTCTAAAATCCGAGCAGACACGGCTAATGCACAGCGCGCCGGAGCGCATCTATCACCGCGTGTTCGGTCGCAAACCGAATTAGCAGTTCGAACTGATCACAGCAGCCACTGCATGAAGCTCGACCCCACGTTGCTGAAGTCGAATGCATGCATCCCCAGGTGACTCGCCAGTTCCTTGCACGCCAGTATTCCGCGAACGCTGTTTCCCTGCGCATCCAGTTTGGGTGAGTACACACCAACGCCAAGCTGCCGGTTGACGCAAGCGAAAATGCCGCCGGACACGCCGCTCTTCGCCGGAACGCCCACTTCAAACGCCCAGTTACCTGCGTAGTCATAGAGTCCGCAACTGAACATAACCGCCATTACATACTTGATCAGTTGGAAATCAAAAACACGTTCGCCCGTCTCCGGTTGATTCCCGATGTTTGCCATCGTTGCCGCCATCATCGCCAGATCTCTGCAATTCACGAGCATCGAGCACTGCGCAAAATACTGATGAAGTGATTCGTGCACTTCTTCGTCGATGATGCCCGAGTTCAGCAACATGTAAGCGATCGCCCGATTGCGGTTGCCTGTCAAGGTCTCTGAAGCCAACACCGATTCATCGATACGTAGTTTGCGCCCGGCAGCTTTTCCCATCGTTTCGAGGAAGGCGTCCACACCTGCCTCCACGGGCTTCTGCTTGATGAGTGACGAGACCGCAATCGCCCCAGCATTCACCATAGGATTGAAGGGCCGTCCCGTTTTCTGGTCAAACTCAATCGAATTGAATGCTTCACCGCTCGGCTCCACACCTACATGCTTTAGTGTCTTCTCTGAGCCGTGTCGCTCTAAAGCTAACTGGAACGCGAAAGGTTTGCACATTGATTGGATCGTGAATTCGGTATCCCAGTCGCCAGCCGTAAAGACTTCGCCTTCTACTGTAGCCAGGCAGATTCCGAATTTCTTTGGGTCAGCCTTCCCCAACTCCGGGATATATGTCGCTACGACACCGTCATCGACGTCCTTGTATTTTGCGTAGATGCTATCAAGGACCTTCTGAATCTGCGATCCAAGCCACGGTGTCACACCATTCTCAGGCATGCCGTTATTCGCACTCTCACTACCTGCCGTGCTCTGCATAGCGACCTTCTCCGTGCGTTGAAATCGAAAATCTGGGAGCCCTTGCAGCTGGACAGAAGTGGACCGCAATACCGAGAGGATCCGGTTCGGATCACTGAAAAATGTGCTGGAAAAGCTAAGAAGAAAACTTGGAGTGAAGTAATACTAAGACACAAAGCTCGAAAACCATATCAGGAACGCATAAAGAAAAGCCCCGGCATTGAGCCGGGGCTTTTCACAGTCCACTTTTCCCTGACAACTGCTTCTAATACCTGTAGAACTCCGGCTTGTATGGGCCTTCCACCGGCACGCCGATGTAGTCAGCCTGCTTCTTCGAGAGTGTCGTCAGCTTCACGCC
It encodes:
- the glsA gene encoding glutaminase A → MQSTAGSESANNGMPENGVTPWLGSQIQKVLDSIYAKYKDVDDGVVATYIPELGKADPKKFGICLATVEGEVFTAGDWDTEFTIQSMCKPFAFQLALERHGSEKTLKHVGVEPSGEAFNSIEFDQKTGRPFNPMVNAGAIAVSSLIKQKPVEAGVDAFLETMGKAAGRKLRIDESVLASETLTGNRNRAIAYMLLNSGIIDEEVHESLHQYFAQCSMLVNCRDLAMMAATMANIGNQPETGERVFDFQLIKYVMAVMFSCGLYDYAGNWAFEVGVPAKSGVSGGIFACVNRQLGVGVYSPKLDAQGNSVRGILACKELASHLGMHAFDFSNVGSSFMQWLL
- a CDS encoding bifunctional riboflavin kinase/FAD synthetase — encoded protein: MEGQLTFLGTGTSMGVPTLGCNCAVCTSTNPHDRRLRPSVLLQWNDGTRDRVVLIDTGPDFREQALRNKLTRVDAVFYTHGHADHIFGLDDLRPLSFTVFREGGQIPLFVSPETEETLRRIYDYTFSSEATYPNRARVHLQSLADREDVLGVEFIRIPVFHGDLAINGFRFGRTAYLTDVSRIPEQSFALLEGLDHVVLSALRHKPHPNHATVEQAVEWAKRIGAKHTWLTHIAHELGHEDTNAKLPEDIRMAYDGLSFPIKLDRRTTRTARNTVSIGTIDSSTTVPVYRSLEEVPRDFGPCIAAIGNFDGVHRGHQQILAAAAAEAKQRGMRSIAITFNPHPAQFLYPKEAPKLLTFLPERLRLLAKTGVDAILVLPFDEALSRVSAEDFVRNVLIGLLKVRGIHEGGNFRFGHGAKAGIAELRVFGEEFGFAVHVHAPVRVHGLEVSSSAVRSHVAEGDVRRARWMLGRVFGVHSHPAKGRGVGTKLLVPTVNLAPYEGLLPGFGVYVTRLTIDDQCFEAVTDVGNRPTFEGVGFGVETHILNFTPVELTDETPLRLDFLLRLRGEMQWPSTEVLKAQIFKDVARAKRYFQIASLRQGDPSLR
- the hemB gene encoding porphobilinogen synthase, with the translated sequence MPFPEMRLRRLRRTESLRALVRETTLNPGDLIYPLFICPGEGVRNPVSSMPGVFNISVDQAVREAEEAVSLGIGGLLLFGLPDSKDEKATGAWDDNGIVQQALRAFKKNSASKKLVLIADVCLCEYTSHGHCGVVMQTKDGGYDVDNDPSLELLACTGASLARAGADIVAPSDMMDGRVAAIREALDADGNANTPILSYASKFASAFYGPFREAADSAPQFGDRRSYQMDGANLREAMREIDLDLEEGADMILMKPAMPYLDVVHAARENFDVPIGAYQVSGEYSMLHAAFEKGWLERDRTMLESLVGIRRAGADFIVTYFAKDAAKLL
- a CDS encoding NCS2 family permease, producing MLSFLERYFEFKHLGTNWRTEILAGITTFLTMAYIVLVNPAILAAAGVPLPAVTAATCLSAAFGSILMGVVARYPIALAPGMGLNAYFTYTVCLKMHIPWQTALGAVFLSGIIFLALTAAGIRQMILRSIPHELYAAVASGIGLFIAFIGFRNAGLVVSDPATFVGLGNIRNPTTALALFGLALMVALEIKKVRGSILIGVVTTTAIAWALGLVHWTPTGGGIQALGSTFLKLDIRGALNKGLLEIIFVFFFVDLFDNLGTLVAVTKRAGLIAPDHSIPRLNRILFADATATVFGSMTGTSTVTSYVESTAGVAAGGRSGVTAIVTGLLFLIAVGAAPFVGVVPAAATAPALILVGSLMLATITEIRWHEPLVALPAFLTLILIPLTYSIANGLGFGIIAWAVLHIATGNWRKQDWLLYILAVLFALRFVYLGAS
- a CDS encoding glutaminyl-peptide cyclotransferase, encoding MKFQKLRACLQSCWLIVLFVLVFAPVSNTSAQTSQTYRIVRTYPHDQQAFTQGLIYVDGHLYESTGKEGHSSLREEDLETGRILRMQLVSDKYFAEGLTEWKNTLVQLTWQSHVALVYDRATFRVLRTFSYPEEGWGLTHDAKSLILSDGSATLHFFDPETFHETRRITVKDNGKAVTELNELEFIHGEIYANVWHTDRIARISPASGRVIGWIDLKGLMPRSQLTDDEAVLNGIAYDAARDRLFVTGKLWPKIFEITLVPEKAKLVPVQHSK
- a CDS encoding sodium:proton antiporter; the protein is MSTLAILSMLFATAAIFGLVSSRWLRLPITIGTMLLTVLVSSALTLAATRIPSIHNWAAELMRHVDFETLILHGMLPLLLFAGAFLLDLEQLAKEKFTVSLLSVVGTTVCFFLVAVFMHALSLGRLPWMECFIFGALISPTDPIAVLEMLRRTGVPKRIQAQLAGESLFNDGIGAVLFITMLAIARGDATTPWHVAALLVAKAGGAVLVGIAAAFITSRLMRLLDSYQIDILFTISLAFGGYVLADTLHLSAPLEAVVAGIALRHFCRCLPGDRNIGEVDRFWEVIDEVQNCVLFVLLGLEVMAISLDKTTIRAGLGAIAAVNIVRFGAVALLLLVARICRPDSRSSLFVLTWGGLRGGLSIALALSVPEAYGRSWILGATYLVVVFSIVIQGGSMDWILRSRKSQKLAA